The nucleotide sequence TCATGAAGCAATTCTAATAGTAGTACATGAATAAAGCAAAAAACTAaaactttcagtttaaaaaccaCTGGGGCTTGCTAAGGAAACATCTTTTCTTGATTTCACTGGTAGCTTTGTTTAAGTAAAAGCTTTGGGGTGAAAAATTTTTGGTCTTTAATTTAACATGACAAATCCACAGGTTTCCaaatcgggggggggggcgggggtagGGGTGGTGGGGGTGTCAGTATTTTTTCCACTGTCAGTAGATCCTAATTACCATCTTAACcttaaaaatactactttttttgtaTGCATATGTTTTACAGCCCTTTTGCAGTTTAACTGGGTATACACACGAAATGTATGTAGATCCACAAAGGGAAATTTATAAAATGCTTGGCATGAAAAGAGGTGAAGGTAATAATGTATCAGGTAAGAATAATTTTCTCGTCTTGTTTGGACTTGACACAGAACAAAGCAAGAATGCTCTGATAAAATAGTATGATCACAATGTAAGTAGGAAGGGAGGTGCCCATCAGACCATCTCTCGTAGGCTATATTTTTTCAGAACATCGGCAATCAGGAAACTCTAACCTATTCATAGCAGCTGTTCGAGTTTGTTGTTCTCCTTATATACTTTTGTATTTCTAGATAACAAGTATTTTGCCGTTTTGTTTAGTGCGGAGCCCTCATGTGAAATCGAACACGTTCCTGGGAAGTATTAGGAGTATGTGGAGAGCAATGACTGGCCCAGCTTTTGATTTTCAAGGAGACCCTGCTCAGCAGGGAGGAGCTCTGATTTTAGGCCCAGGTGAGCTTCTTTGTTTTGTGTGAAAGTTAcagtcttctccttcagctgtttGCTTTAATGCTACCCTGTCCGCTGCTGTCCCTGTGGATCCCAGTGAGACAGTCTTGTGTTGAAATGTGTGATTTTGCCAGCTGAAGGAACCTGTGGAAGTGTCATTGTGTAGTCTCACCTCCCACAGAGGTGGCACAAAGCTGATCGCAGTCCTGCAGAAATCGATAGGAGTGCTGATGGAACAACAGCCGCCaagtttggaggggtttttttttgacattGTGGTGTTCACCTACACTCTGCTTTCACATTTGACTCTAGGCATTTATTGCGGTTTTAGTACAGGAATAATGCATGAGGAGAAGACTTATCAGTTAGATGTTCCTTGCTTCTATAgcttaactaaaaaaaaaatctttgttattgtttaaaatacagcatattGTGCATTCTATAGAGCCAGTACACATTTGTACAAGAACTAGTAGGAAATCAGAATGCTTCTTTGATTCATTTATgtctttgaataaataaatattttattcaactATTTACATGTTATTCTCATTCCATTCCAGGCAATGAAGTTCATTTTTTGCACCTTGATAAAAACAGGCTGGATCATGTTCCCATTAACACAGTTTTGCAGCTGGCAGGAGTTAAAACAGTAAATTTCACAAACAAACCCCAGATTATTGACATATGACACTGATacaatgtataattttttttatttgtgctctACAAGAACAATTCTCCGGTGAATTGCCACCAGCATTGGTACTGTTGTGTCTATGGACATCTGAAACCTTATTGAGAAAATCAGAGCACAGAATAAACTACCTGGCAGTGAAGATGGACACGAAAGTGCTATTTATTTCCACTGCGTAtaacaaaaactaaaacaactGAGGCTTATAGCAAAAAATCCTGTAGCTTATTATTTCCTCATCAAGCAATCttgctaatatattttaaaaatctttgttcaAGATGCACTAAActaaaaaatctggttttgctcAGGAGGAACTTGGGATTTTTGCCTTCAGCAGATCACATTGTCTTTCAATCCAGTACTTCTCAGTGATGTCTTAAAGCTTCCAGCACTGTGTGACAATCTTGTATTAAAATATACCTTGAAAAATCACAGTTTTGAACACTGGGACTTAATCTCATACCTCCTTTTGCATCTGCTACTGGCAGAtattatgaaatacatttta is from Harpia harpyja isolate bHarHar1 chromosome Z, bHarHar1 primary haplotype, whole genome shotgun sequence and encodes:
- the PRXL2C gene encoding peroxiredoxin-like 2C codes for the protein MAGPPVPPVTQQVGRARDCGQRPEVGELREAARCLVVDADGRSIPFKALYGERKAIVVFVRNFLCYTCKEYVEDLAKVPEAFLQEANVRLIVIGQSSYHHIKPFCSLTGYTHEMYVDPQREIYKMLGMKRGEGNNVSVRSPHVKSNTFLGSIRSMWRAMTGPAFDFQGDPAQQGGALILGPGNEVHFLHLDKNRLDHVPINTVLQLAGVKTVNFTNKPQIIDI